In one window of Buchnera aphidicola (Cavariella theobaldi) DNA:
- a CDS encoding YhgN family NAAT transporter, with the protein MAEIISTTILLTLIMDPLGNLPIFMSILKKLEPKRQKIIVIREMIIALIIMLLFLFMGEKILNLLDLQTETVSISGGIILFFIALQMIFPSQDIDSYEDSINEEPFLVPLAIPLVAGPSLLATLMLLSHQYLHHISYLVISLFMAWCFTITILLLSSFFLRLFGAKSTNVLERLMGLILIMVSTQMFLDGFRVWLNH; encoded by the coding sequence ATGGCTGAAATAATTTCTACTACTATATTATTAACTTTAATTATGGACCCTTTAGGTAATCTGCCTATTTTTATGTCAATATTAAAAAAATTAGAACCCAAAAGACAAAAAATTATAGTAATACGTGAAATGATTATTGCACTAATCATAATGTTATTATTCTTATTTATGGGAGAAAAAATACTAAATCTACTTGATTTACAAACCGAAACAGTATCAATATCGGGAGGTATAATTTTATTTTTTATTGCTCTTCAGATGATATTTCCTTCTCAAGATATTGATAGCTATGAAGATTCTATTAATGAAGAACCATTTTTAGTACCACTAGCAATTCCTTTAGTTGCCGGGCCCTCTTTGTTAGCAACTTTAATGTTACTCTCTCATCAATATCTACATCATATATCTTATTTAGTCATATCACTATTTATGGCTTGGTGCTTTACAATAACAATATTATTATTATCAAGTTTTTTTTTACGACTATTTGGAGCTAAGAGTACTAATGTTTTAGAACGTTTGATGGGGTTAATTCTGATTATGGTATCAACACAAATGTTTTTAGACGGATTTAGAGTATGGTTAAATCATTAA
- a CDS encoding phosphoglycerate kinase, translated as MKIKKMTDVNLSEKKVLIRTDLNVPIKNGKIMSDARILAALPTIQIAIKNNAKVMIMSHLGRPEEGIYTKKYSLLPIFNYLKKIFINTNIFFSNNYLNGVDIKAGEVFLLENVRFNKGELNNDYELSKKYSNLCDIFVMDAFGSAHRMQASTYGVGKLSKISCAGPLLISEITYLKQAIKNPQRPMVTVIGGSKVSTKFNVLNKLSKISDTVIVGGGIANTFLAINNKIGKSLHEKKFILAAKKIYEKYNIVLPIDSRVGKNFCNTETAVVKLISCIKEDDEIMDFGDKTIKNSINILRKAKTILWNGPVGVFEFKNFSIGTEMIAKTIASSNAFSIAGGGDTLSVIDMFHIKKNISYISTGGGAFLEFIEGKKLPAIQMLEDHFENTL; from the coding sequence ATGAAAATAAAAAAAATGACTGATGTGAATTTAAGTGAAAAAAAAGTATTAATAAGAACTGATCTAAATGTGCCTATAAAAAATGGAAAAATTATGTCAGATGCTAGAATTTTAGCAGCTTTACCTACTATTCAAATTGCTATTAAAAATAATGCAAAAGTTATGATTATGTCACATTTAGGAAGACCAGAAGAAGGAATATATACAAAAAAATATTCTTTATTACCTATATTTAACTATTTAAAAAAAATATTCATAAATACAAACATTTTTTTTTCTAACAATTATTTAAATGGTGTTGATATTAAAGCTGGAGAAGTATTTTTATTAGAAAATGTTCGATTTAACAAAGGTGAATTAAATAATGATTATGAATTATCTAAAAAATATTCTAATCTATGTGATATCTTTGTGATGGATGCTTTTGGTAGTGCTCATCGTATGCAAGCATCTACTTATGGTGTAGGAAAATTATCAAAAATATCGTGTGCAGGACCGCTTTTAATTTCAGAAATTACTTATTTAAAACAGGCTATAAAAAATCCTCAGAGACCTATGGTAACTGTTATTGGCGGTTCTAAAGTATCAACAAAATTTAATGTATTAAACAAACTTTCTAAAATTTCAGATACTGTTATAGTTGGAGGTGGAATCGCGAATACCTTTTTAGCTATTAATAATAAAATTGGAAAATCACTACATGAAAAAAAATTTATATTAGCAGCAAAAAAAATATATGAAAAATATAATATTGTTTTACCTATTGATTCTCGAGTAGGAAAAAATTTTTGCAATACAGAAACAGCAGTCGTAAAATTAATTTCTTGTATTAAAGAAGATGACGAAATTATGGATTTTGGCGATAAAACTATTAAAAATTCTATTAATATTCTACGAAAAGCTAAAACTATTCTTTGGAATGGTCCTGTAGGAGTATTTGAATTTAAAAATTTTAGTATTGGAACCGAAATGATTGCTAAAACGATTGCTTCTAGTAATGCCTTTTCTATTGCTGGAGGCGGAGACACATTATCTGTAATTGATATGTTTCATATTAAAAAAAATATTTCTTATATTTCTACGGGTGGAGGAGCTTTTTTAGAATTTATAGAAGGTAAGAAATTACCTGCAATACAAATGTTAGAAGATCATTTTGAAAATACGTTATAA
- the fbaA gene encoding class II fructose-bisphosphate aldolase — protein MNILNFVQPGVVTGSEAQMIFTLAKKNKFAIPAVNCIGTDSINAVLETAARVRSPIIIQFSHSGASFISGYQKRFQDIQESAIQGAISGANHTHLIAKYYNIPVILHTDHCPKELLSWIDGLLYAGHNYYKNHGKPLFTSHMIDLSKESLQENISICSKYFKKMKEINMMLEIELGCTGGEEDGIDNSKIDKKLLYTQPSDVNYAYEKLSKISNNFSIAASFGNIHGVYQPGNVELKPDILKNSQEYVSIRNNIQNLPLNLVFHGGSGSNLKEIQESIEYGVVKMNIDTDMQWATWTGVLNFYKKNKKFLQNQLGHDHEKNKPNKKYYDPRSWIRASQKSMSTRLEQTFKELNAYNIL, from the coding sequence ATGAATATTTTAAATTTTGTTCAACCCGGCGTTGTAACAGGTAGTGAAGCGCAAATGATATTCACACTGGCAAAAAAAAATAAATTTGCAATACCAGCAGTTAATTGTATAGGTACTGACTCCATCAATGCTGTATTAGAAACGGCTGCAAGGGTACGGTCACCAATTATTATACAATTTTCTCATAGTGGAGCTTCTTTTATTTCTGGTTATCAAAAAAGATTTCAAGATATACAAGAATCAGCTATTCAAGGGGCTATATCAGGAGCTAATCATACACATTTGATCGCTAAATATTACAATATTCCAGTAATTTTACATACTGACCATTGCCCAAAAGAACTATTATCTTGGATTGATGGATTATTGTATGCAGGTCATAATTATTATAAAAATCACGGAAAACCTCTATTTACTTCACATATGATTGATTTGTCTAAAGAATCTCTTCAAGAAAACATATCTATATGTAGTAAATATTTTAAAAAAATGAAAGAAATAAATATGATGTTAGAAATCGAATTAGGATGCACAGGCGGTGAAGAAGATGGAATTGATAACAGCAAAATAGACAAAAAATTATTATATACACAACCAAGTGATGTCAATTATGCATACGAAAAATTAAGTAAAATTAGTAATAATTTTAGCATAGCAGCTTCTTTCGGAAATATACATGGTGTTTATCAGCCCGGTAACGTTGAGTTAAAACCAGATATTTTAAAAAATTCACAAGAGTATGTAAGCATACGTAACAATATACAAAATCTTCCATTAAACTTAGTATTTCATGGAGGTTCCGGTTCGAATCTAAAAGAAATTCAAGAATCTATTGAATATGGTGTAGTTAAAATGAATATTGATACTGATATGCAATGGGCTACATGGACAGGTGTTCTTAATTTTTATAAAAAAAATAAAAAATTTTTACAAAATCAATTAGGACACGATCATGAAAAAAATAAACCTAATAAAAAATACTATGATCCTCGATCATGGATAAGAGCATCACAAAAATCTATGTCTACTAGATTAGAACAAACATTTAAAGAATTAAACGCATATAATATATTATAA
- the mscS gene encoding small-conductance mechanosensitive channel MscS, protein MHELSVVSDINHAGTWLIRNQEILLTYITNFTSAIVILIAGLFSGKIISKGVNTVLITRHIDATIAGFLSALMRYIIITFTLIASLGRIGVQTTSIIAILGAAGMAIGLALQGSLSNFAAGVLLVTLRPFKTGEYVNLGNVSGTVLNIHIFYTTLRTLDGKMVVVPNNKIISGNVINYSREPARRNEFTISVSYDTDIDLVISVLRQVVESEERVIKDRDIIIGLSELAPSSLNFIVRCWSNTNDLNNVYWDLMAKFKKALDHNNIKIPYSQIDVHLYKKNKIFGKF, encoded by the coding sequence ATGCATGAATTAAGTGTAGTTAGTGATATTAATCACGCTGGTACTTGGTTAATACGTAATCAAGAAATTCTACTTACATACATAACTAATTTTACATCAGCTATTGTTATTTTAATAGCTGGTTTGTTTTCAGGAAAAATAATATCTAAAGGTGTGAATACGGTTTTAATTACGCGTCATATCGATGCTACTATTGCCGGTTTTCTTTCTGCTTTAATGAGATATATTATTATTACTTTTACATTGATTGCATCCTTAGGAAGAATTGGTGTACAAACAACATCTATCATTGCTATATTAGGCGCTGCTGGAATGGCGATAGGATTAGCTTTGCAAGGATCTTTATCAAATTTTGCAGCCGGAGTATTATTAGTTACTTTAAGACCTTTTAAAACTGGAGAATATGTAAATTTAGGTAATGTATCAGGTACTGTATTAAATATTCATATTTTTTATACTACATTACGAACATTAGACGGAAAAATGGTAGTAGTACCTAACAATAAAATTATTTCTGGAAATGTAATTAATTATTCAAGAGAGCCTGCACGTCGCAATGAATTTACGATTAGCGTTTCATATGATACAGATATTGATTTAGTAATTTCTGTTTTAAGACAAGTAGTGGAAAGTGAAGAACGCGTAATAAAAGATCGAGATATTATCATTGGTTTAAGCGAATTAGCACCATCATCTTTAAATTTTATTGTTCGTTGTTGGAGTAATACAAATGATTTAAATAATGTATATTGGGATTTAATGGCAAAATTTAAAAAAGCATTAGATCATAATAATATTAAAATTCCTTATTCTCAAATAGATGTACATCTTTATAAAAAAAATAAAATTTTTGGAAAATTTTAA
- the nadD gene encoding nicotinate-nucleotide adenylyltransferase, which yields MKKIYAILGGNFNPIHNGHIYSVQNIAKEINIKKIILLPNHHPPHRNITKTSLQDKINMIKLAINHNNLFTISYLETNYQKIFYTIDTLKKIRKKIGYYTSLCFIIGEDNLQYLYHWKEWKKILYFTHLLILPRQCIKKNNFFFQKWIDLHITKNIHLLHEKPYGLIFFSQIPFIHISSSQIRKNYYEGRSCYGLLPYYVDKYIRLKKLYCSI from the coding sequence ATGAAAAAAATTTATGCAATACTTGGTGGCAATTTTAATCCCATTCATAATGGCCATATTTATTCTGTTCAAAATATAGCTAAAGAAATAAATATTAAAAAAATAATATTATTACCTAATCATCATCCTCCTCATAGAAACATAACAAAAACATCTCTTCAGGATAAAATTAATATGATTAAATTAGCTATTAATCATAATAATTTATTTACAATTAGCTATTTAGAAACAAACTATCAGAAAATTTTTTATACTATAGACACTTTAAAAAAAATCAGAAAAAAAATTGGATATTATACGTCATTATGTTTCATAATAGGTGAAGATAACTTACAATATTTATATCATTGGAAAGAATGGAAAAAAATATTATATTTTACTCATTTACTAATATTACCCCGTCAATGCATAAAAAAAAATAACTTTTTTTTTCAAAAATGGATTGATCTTCATATTACTAAAAATATACATTTATTACATGAAAAACCTTATGGATTAATTTTTTTTTCTCAAATACCATTTATTCATATTTCATCAAGTCAAATTCGAAAAAATTATTATGAAGGAAGAAGTTGTTATGGATTATTACCATATTATGTCGATAAATATATCCGTCTTAAAAAATTATATTGCTCAATATAA
- the tusA gene encoding sulfurtransferase TusA codes for MEKINKTLNLIGLRCPEPIMIVRKNIRNMKLNETIFLLSDDPATIRDIPKFCYFMKHELLYVDIEIKPYKYLLKKR; via the coding sequence ATGGAAAAAATAAATAAAACATTGAATTTAATAGGATTACGATGTCCCGAGCCCATTATGATAGTTAGAAAAAATATACGAAATATGAAATTAAACGAAACAATATTTCTTTTGTCTGATGATCCTGCAACTATTAGAGATATTCCAAAATTCTGTTATTTCATGAAACATGAATTATTATATGTTGATATTGAAATCAAACCATATAAATATTTATTAAAAAAACGATAA
- the holA gene encoding DNA polymerase III subunit delta, producing the protein MNNIYPENLNKRLQEKLHSYYILLGEDIVFLKRNQDIIFKFAYQQGFIQKNFINIENNTDWIKIIHFCQKKNLFNHKRILVINYLIKNHSIFLIKNLNKVSLFFYEDILIILKLNQSSSIFLEKKFFNKCIINGVIISCFSPNTNQFINWIKNEIKEKNINIDNHAIFLIYKNYEGNTLFCSKLLEMILLTYPNKHITVEKIKKIINDFRILSPLDWINKILNRNSKDAMSILNRFSKQQYNSLILIRALQRDLLKLIYMKREKKININIFFKKNCIIDMRQKYFIHAYKYIHINQCIQAIKILVQTELKIKKQYNNDIWINLKTLTLILSA; encoded by the coding sequence ATGAATAATATATATCCCGAAAACCTCAATAAAAGATTGCAGGAAAAACTACATTCATATTATATATTGCTAGGAGAAGATATTGTTTTTTTAAAAAGAAATCAAGATATTATATTTAAATTTGCATATCAACAAGGATTTATACAAAAAAATTTTATTAACATTGAAAATAATACAGATTGGATAAAGATTATTCATTTTTGTCAAAAAAAAAACTTATTTAATCACAAAAGAATTTTAGTAATTAATTATCTCATTAAAAATCATTCTATATTTCTAATAAAAAACCTCAATAAAGTTTCTTTGTTCTTTTATGAAGATATACTAATAATATTAAAATTAAATCAATCATCTTCCATTTTTTTAGAAAAAAAATTTTTTAATAAATGCATAATAAATGGAGTTATCATTTCTTGTTTTTCACCTAATACTAATCAATTTATTAATTGGATAAAAAACGAAATAAAAGAAAAAAATATAAATATAGATAACCATGCTATCTTTTTAATTTATAAAAATTATGAGGGAAATACTTTATTTTGTTCTAAATTATTAGAAATGATTTTACTAACATATCCTAATAAACATATTACAGTAGAAAAAATTAAAAAAATTATTAATGATTTTAGAATTCTTTCTCCATTAGATTGGATAAATAAAATATTGAACCGAAATAGTAAAGATGCTATGAGTATTTTAAACCGTTTTTCTAAACAACAATATAATTCCCTTATTTTAATAAGAGCCCTACAAAGAGATTTGTTAAAATTAATATATATGAAACGTGAAAAAAAAATAAATATTAATATTTTTTTTAAAAAAAATTGTATCATAGATATGAGACAAAAATATTTTATTCACGCCTATAAATATATTCATATCAATCAATGTATTCAAGCTATTAAAATATTAGTTCAAACAGAACTAAAAATCAAAAAACAATATAATAATGATATATGGATAAATTTAAAAACATTAACATTAATCTTAAGTGCATAA
- the leuS gene encoding leucine--tRNA ligase → MQKEYLPKNIEHYVQEYWKNNNTFQVNEDHTKEKYYCLPMLPYPSGKLHMGHVRNYTISDVIARYERMLGKNVLHPIGWDAFGLPAEEAAIKNNTIPSDWTNQNIKYMRKQLQSLGFSYDWNREITTCKPEYYKWEQWFFNKLYEKKLVYKKNSIVNWCAYDKTVLANEQVINGYCWRCQGEVIYKKIPQWFIKIRKYAESLYNDLNQLKDWPEKVKTMQRNWIGRIKGFDITIDIYQKKEKLTVFTDRLDALMGATYILISSKHKIAKKLSYEDFTTNISKNKSNNKILSLKNLEEIKYIGINTNFFAVHPITKKKIPIWISHVIQKEYGTDAVLGIPGHNEYAWHFAIENNLKIKFVIQNITHEKNSFNSLFTTNKGILFNSEEFNGLDYHNGIKEVYKKLLQKKIIKEKINYKLQDWCVSRQRYWGAPIPMATLKNGKIVAIPDNQLPVLLPDDINSIHDLKKLQNQSTDWSKVYINNEKATREKDTFDTFMESSWYYARYTCPNYNQGMINPVSSKYWLPVDQYIGGIEHAIMHLMYFRFYHKLLRDFKLVDFDEPVKNLICQGMVLAEAFYYIGKNSQRCWVSPLSVLKERNKKGEIIKAYTNTGKSVIYAGMIKMSKSKYNGIEPELIINKYGADTIRLFIMFGAPVESSLEWRESGVQGMYRFLKKIWKLTYFYLQKKHTDAEIDFEELNDKQKILYCFLHKTIDIVSADMKRKKTFNTAIAAIMKFFNALVRSPFDDIKDQYIMRKSLIAIIKMLYPFTPHICFMLWRYIHIKKNNNIDYTTWPIAKKEILNDNYSIVVIQVNGKKKCTIKVSKNATQEEIFLEVKKQTVIKKNINMIDFNNLVYIPHKIINFIVSNT, encoded by the coding sequence ATGCAAAAAGAATATTTACCCAAAAATATAGAACATTATGTACAAGAATATTGGAAAAACAATAACACATTTCAAGTTAATGAAGATCATACAAAAGAAAAATACTATTGCCTACCCATGCTACCGTATCCTTCTGGAAAATTACATATGGGTCATGTTAGAAATTATACCATCAGCGATGTAATTGCACGATATGAAAGAATGTTAGGTAAAAATGTTCTACACCCTATTGGGTGGGATGCGTTTGGCTTGCCCGCTGAAGAAGCCGCGATAAAAAATAATACTATTCCATCTGATTGGACAAATCAAAATATTAAATATATGAGAAAACAACTTCAATCTCTAGGTTTCAGTTATGATTGGAATAGAGAAATTACTACGTGTAAACCAGAATATTACAAATGGGAGCAATGGTTTTTTAATAAATTATATGAAAAAAAATTAGTTTACAAAAAAAATAGCATAGTCAATTGGTGTGCTTATGACAAAACGGTATTAGCTAACGAACAAGTAATTAATGGATATTGCTGGAGATGTCAGGGAGAAGTCATTTACAAAAAAATACCACAATGGTTTATAAAAATTAGAAAATATGCAGAATCTTTATACAATGATTTAAACCAGCTTAAAGATTGGCCTGAAAAAGTAAAAACAATGCAAAGAAATTGGATCGGTAGAATAAAAGGATTTGACATTACGATTGATATATATCAGAAAAAAGAAAAATTAACAGTTTTCACTGATAGATTAGATGCTTTAATGGGAGCTACATATATTTTAATATCATCTAAACATAAAATAGCAAAAAAATTATCTTATGAAGATTTTACAACAAATATATCAAAAAATAAAAGTAATAACAAAATATTATCCCTAAAAAATCTTGAAGAAATAAAATATATTGGTATTAATACTAATTTTTTCGCCGTACATCCAATTACAAAAAAAAAAATACCAATATGGATTTCTCACGTTATTCAAAAAGAATATGGCACTGATGCAGTATTAGGAATACCCGGGCACAACGAATACGCTTGGCATTTTGCTATTGAAAATAATTTAAAGATAAAATTTGTCATTCAAAACATCACTCATGAAAAAAATAGTTTTAATTCATTATTTACGACTAATAAAGGTATTTTATTTAATTCCGAAGAATTTAATGGTTTAGATTACCATAATGGTATCAAAGAAGTTTATAAGAAATTACTACAAAAGAAAATTATTAAAGAAAAAATTAATTATAAACTACAAGATTGGTGTGTATCAAGACAACGTTATTGGGGCGCCCCTATTCCTATGGCTACATTAAAAAACGGAAAAATTGTAGCTATTCCAGACAATCAACTACCTGTACTGTTACCTGATGATATAAATTCTATTCATGATTTAAAAAAATTACAAAATCAATCGACTGATTGGTCCAAAGTATATATCAATAATGAAAAAGCCACTAGAGAAAAAGATACTTTTGATACATTTATGGAATCGTCTTGGTATTATGCAAGATATACTTGTCCTAACTATAATCAAGGCATGATTAACCCTGTTTCATCTAAATACTGGTTACCGGTAGACCAATATATAGGAGGAATAGAGCATGCAATAATGCATCTAATGTATTTTAGATTTTATCATAAACTGCTACGTGATTTTAAATTAGTGGATTTTGATGAACCAGTAAAAAATTTAATTTGTCAAGGCATGGTTCTTGCAGAAGCTTTTTATTATATTGGCAAAAACTCTCAACGTTGTTGGGTTTCTCCTTTATCTGTATTAAAAGAACGTAATAAAAAAGGCGAAATAATTAAAGCGTATACAAACACAGGAAAATCAGTTATTTATGCAGGCATGATAAAGATGTCTAAATCTAAATATAATGGCATTGAACCAGAATTAATTATCAATAAATATGGTGCCGATACTATTCGTCTGTTTATAATGTTTGGAGCGCCCGTAGAATCTTCATTAGAATGGAGGGAATCTGGAGTGCAAGGCATGTATCGTTTTTTAAAAAAAATATGGAAATTAACATATTTTTATCTTCAAAAAAAACATACAGATGCAGAAATAGATTTTGAAGAATTGAATGATAAACAAAAAATATTATATTGTTTTTTACACAAAACAATTGATATTGTATCCGCTGATATGAAAAGAAAAAAAACATTTAATACAGCTATTGCAGCAATAATGAAATTTTTTAATGCTCTTGTACGGAGTCCGTTTGATGATATCAAAGACCAATATATTATGCGTAAATCTTTAATTGCCATTATAAAAATGCTTTATCCTTTTACACCTCATATATGTTTTATGCTCTGGAGATATATACATATAAAAAAAAATAATAACATTGATTATACAACATGGCCCATTGCAAAAAAAGAAATATTAAATGATAATTATAGTATAGTAGTCATTCAAGTGAATGGAAAGAAGAAATGTACTATCAAAGTTTCTAAAAATGCTACTCAAGAAGAAATTTTCTTAGAAGTAAAAAAACAAACCGTTATCAAAAAAAATATTAACATGATTGATTTTAATAATCTTGTATACATTCCACATAAAATAATTAATTTTATCGTTTCTAATACATAA
- the asd gene encoding aspartate-semialdehyde dehydrogenase: MKKSVGFIGWRGMVGSVLMKRMQEEKDFINIHPYFFSTSQIGQTGPTINDITYKNLHNAYDIDCLKEMDIIITCQGGDYTKNIYFQLRHSGWKGYWIDASSNLRTDNDTVIALDPVNYTIIQNAINDGIKTFVGGNCTVSLMLMSLGGLFQSKLIEWISVSTYQSASGAGALYIKELLQQMGMLHHIVSDELYNNSSSILDILQKVTNAYDHIDFPLDNFSIPLAGSLIPWIDKKMNNGQSREEWKGQFETNKIIQSSSPIIIDGICVRISSFRCHSQSFTIKLKQDISLCDIESIIRRHNNWVKIIPNDKKDTLLQLTPAAVTGTLSIPIGRIRKLNIGNKYLSAFTVGDQLLWGAAEPLRRMLNLLIH; encoded by the coding sequence ATGAAAAAATCTGTTGGATTTATTGGTTGGCGTGGTATGGTTGGATCGGTGTTAATGAAACGCATGCAAGAAGAAAAGGATTTTATAAATATTCATCCTTATTTCTTTTCTACTTCTCAGATTGGTCAAACCGGCCCCACAATAAATGATATTACATATAAAAATTTACACAATGCCTATGATATTGATTGTTTAAAAGAAATGGATATTATTATAACTTGTCAAGGGGGAGATTATACTAAAAATATTTATTTTCAGTTACGTCATTCTGGATGGAAAGGATATTGGATAGATGCTTCTTCTAATTTAAGAACTGATAATGATACAGTAATTGCGCTTGATCCTGTTAATTATACAATAATACAAAATGCTATCAATGATGGAATAAAAACATTTGTTGGTGGTAATTGTACGGTAAGTTTGATGTTAATGTCCTTAGGTGGTTTATTTCAAAGTAAATTAATTGAATGGATTTCCGTTTCAACTTATCAATCAGCTTCTGGCGCGGGAGCTTTATATATAAAAGAATTATTACAACAGATGGGTATGTTACATCATATTGTTTCAGATGAATTATATAATAATTCATCTTCTATTTTAGATATTTTACAGAAAGTCACAAATGCTTATGATCATATAGATTTTCCATTAGATAATTTTTCTATACCTTTAGCGGGAAGTTTAATACCGTGGATTGATAAGAAAATGAATAATGGTCAAAGTCGTGAAGAATGGAAGGGGCAATTCGAAACTAATAAGATTATACAATCTTCTTCTCCTATTATAATAGATGGTATATGTGTACGAATTAGTTCTTTTCGTTGTCATAGTCAATCTTTTACTATTAAATTAAAACAAGATATATCTTTATGTGATATTGAAAGTATTATTAGAAGACATAACAATTGGGTAAAAATTATTCCAAATGATAAAAAAGATACATTACTTCAATTAACTCCCGCAGCTGTAACAGGTACTTTAAGCATACCGATAGGACGTATAAGAAAATTAAATATAGGTAATAAATATTTATCTGCTTTTACTGTGGGTGATCAGTTATTATGGGGTGCAGCAGAACCTCTCAGAAGAATGTTAAATTTATTAATTCATTAA